A window of Pyrus communis chromosome 3, drPyrComm1.1, whole genome shotgun sequence genomic DNA:
TTTCTCCGCTCTCAGCTCCGCCGTCAGCCGCCGTAGACAGCATCCAAGGTCGACAAGCAGGCGTCTTTAATGCTGGGATCCCAAACACCTTCCTTCACGGCACCAAGGTCTTCGCTGCTCCACCTCTCTCTTCCGGAAGATTGAAAGCTCAGAGACGCTTCAAGTCTGCTTATGCCAAAGCTTCGGACCACGTTCCCAAGCAGTTTAGGCAGGAAAATCTCAAAGATGGATGTGAGTTTTCACTACCCTCCATATCTTCCAATTTTGTTTTAAGTGGGAATTTGCGATTCATTTCTGTGGTGGATCAAATTTCCCATGTGGGTTTTGTttcctttcctctttttttttttttttttttttttttttttttttttttttgggttttgggattaggaggtttcaaatttcaattgggTTGCTGCGTAAAGAGGTGAATATAGGGAAAGGTGAAACTTTGAATATTTAGTTGTTAAGCGCATGATATTTGAGGGGACAATaggttttatttgtttgaatgtAGTAAATTTAGACAGAATTGAGGGCAATTTCATGTTGCCATATTACTATCAGGCATCATTGTATACAGGAAGAGGAACTGTTGGGTGAACTAGAGTGGTTGTGCTCTATTGGTATGTCTAAAGTAGAATGAGACTTACCATAGTTTGGTTGGAGAAGTCAAGAGAAGCGCGTAGTTGAGGATTGCATAATTTGGATTAGTTTACGTCTACGTGTAGTGGTTGAGTGTACCCAAAAGTACTAAAAGTTCAATGCTTATTATACTTCGGCATTATTTATGGGCTATGTCGATAAAGGTTTTGTAACCATTGATGTTAACAACTTGTTCGTGTAAAACTGGTTTGCAATCGTTGCCTATGTCGGAATGGTCTATATTTTCAATGTGGGACATGGGTTTCAAAGCCCGATTGCCTCGTCAGCTTACTGTATGTATTGACACTGATTTAATATTTGCCTTCTTCACTTTTTGTAATCTTCCTCACTTACCAGTATTCAATGACTTAGCACCTTAAGTCCCTCTTttcatgctctgataccaaagtTTAGAACTCATGGGTTGAACTTGCTCTTGAAAATGGGTTTGCAAGGGAAACAAAATCAATACCTACATATGCTAGAAGCGGGGGGTTCTGTTTTGTATTCGATGGGGAAAGTTTGTACCTTAACAATTAATATCAAGGTTTTTAAGCTTGCCATTATCATGGATCTTAACATCTGAAGGGATTCTTCTGATACATCAATATTGCAATTTGATTTAATCCTTTTTATGCTCATTTGAAACGTGAGTCTTCTGATGCTTTAATTTCCAAAGAAACTTGGAATGCCAATTATAATCAGAATGAAAAAGTCTAATTTCCTCCTTACATTCTTCATTGTTCTCATTTGCAGTGATGGATAATTTTAAGAATGTGCCCCATTATCTATATGGCCTTTCTCCTACCCAAATGGACATGTTCATGACAGAAGATAATCCTGCCAGACGTCAGTCAGAAAAAGTTACAGAGGTTCACTCCCTATGCATCTTAGATTCTTAACCAATTTTAAGTAGCTCGATGTTAACAGAAGGGCTAAGTGGATTTCAGTTAAACTAAACTAAATATGGCATATCAACTGACTAGACATGTTCTTATCCAAAAAATTTTCACAGCAAAGCATCTCATCTGCCAACAACTACTTGAATCATGGAGGGATGTATAGCATGGATGGCATGGATGGCAAGGGCCCTTCACAATACAGTATGAGTGTGAGCATGTATCGGGGAGGTGCAAGAGGAAATGGAAGACCCCGAACTGCTCCTCCTGATCTGCCGTCCTTACTTTTAGATGCTCGGATATGCTATTTGGGCATGCCAGTaagagattatatatatatatatatgtggtgtgtgtgtgttaattatatttttgcCAACAAGATTCTTTCTTCACGAaccatttttatattttgtactGACTCAGCATTTTACTTTTATCTGACTTCTGTAGATTGTACCAGCAGTAACTGAGCTTCTTGTCGCTCAGTTTATGTGGTTGGATTATGATAACCCTTCTAAACCTATATACTTGTACATAAATTCATCGGGGACACAGGTTAGTATTGGAAGTAATTATGAGTGCAATATAACATCAAAAGGTTTCCCCCATCATTTTCACTAATTCAAAGTATTACCTATCCGTATTAATTTTATGGTGCATTTTAGAATGAGAAGATGGAGAGTGTTGGATCTGAAACCGAAGCATATGCGATAGCTGACATGATGAGTGTAAGTATTATTATCAACTCTAGGAGGTTTTCTCTTTATGTCTATTTATAAATGGAAATCAGTTAAGTTACACAAGTACAATGGTAATTTTCACCATGTAGGATGATATATTTGGCCGTTACATAGGATGATATATTTTTGCAAACGTGCAATAATCAGTGCCATGCCAATATATTTCTTTTCCTACCAAACTGTCTGACCTAATTTTGATTTATCTGCATGTAGTACGTCAAATCAGATGTGTATACTGTGAATTGTGGCATGGCATATGGTCAAGCCGCACTGCTTCTGTCACTTGGAGCAAAGGGTTATCGTGCCGTGCAGCCAAATTCCTCCAGTATGATTCCATCTTCAAATCTAGCATACTTTTGACACATTTTCGTGCAATACGGGAAGCTGTAAAGAGGGTGTTATTTTTTGCACCCCTCTTTTTGTGCACTTTTTGATCACTGTTATTATATTGAATCGCAGCAAAATTATATTTACCAAAGGTCAGCAGGTCAAGTGGGTCAGTCATCGACATGTGGATTAAGGTACTTCGTCACTCGTTCTCCGCTCTCCATTTTCTCTCCATCCCCTCTCACTCATGTTTTGTTGAAACTTCTATCAGGCCAAGGAATTGGATGCAAACACGGAGTATTACATTGAGTTGCTTGCAAAAGGAACAGGGAAGTCCAAGGAAGAACTATCTAAAGATGTCCGGCGGCCCAAGTATTTTCAAGCACAAGAAGCCATAGAGTACGGAATTGTAGACAAGATAATAGATTCACGTGATGCAGCATTTGAGAAACGGGTACTTTTTTCGTTGCAATTTTTTTCCATTAATCTCTCTGCTGCGCCTGTCTTGCAAGTTCTGAAAGAGAATTTCTTTGCTCAGAATTACGACGAGATGCTTTCTCAATCGAGAGCTATGAGGCGAGGAGCAGTGGGTGGTCCACAAGCAGCTCCATCTGGATTTAGGTGATTGCAAAGAAATATACAAAGGAAGGATTTGAGCTAGCCCTCTCGTCTCTTCCGTAGCTAGTGCATTGGATCCGGGTTCTGGCTTAAGACAGCGATTACGACGACCCATTTTGTGATGCTTCTGATCCCGTATATGCAGGTAGTTTCGGGAAAGATTTATGTCAAATAACCTATGGAATGTTGTCTCCCGGGAAACAAACAGCTTGTAGAACCAAAACTATTTAGAAAGCGCGTTCATCGTTTACTTGAGGGTGTCATACACCTTGTATTTATGCCGATACTTTCGAGTAACgactttatttttatgttattttggaagaatttggTTACCatatttctatttcttttaAGCAAGAAAAACATAAACTTGAAGGATTTTCagaaggaaaatcaacaaaagGTGATAAAAATGAACTCAAAAACCGATTGGAATGAGGCATTCTATGTAAGATGAAATCATAAGAAGTGCGTTACAAAGCATCATCGTTTCTAACAGCGGAAGAAGTTTCGGAAGATGGCCGAAGACTGGTACACATGGTCTCTTTACATATTTTGGAACCTTACATCGTCAAATTAAACAAACATATCCGGAGTAACTAATACGAAAGGCAAAATACTTCATTTACGCTGGCGGATTAGGGTACgcttttggctttggcttgacctCTATCTCATTTACGCTTCGAATGTAGATGGCATCTGGCTCGTGGCTGCAAGATGAACAGATGACACATTAGATGGACACATACATGGATGGACAGATGAGTTAAGTGATGGAGAGGGAGCAAGAGACAGAGATGTGCTTACGGTTTATCCCCCTCTTCATACGTGTAACTTGATGCCACAGCCAATAGGCGGCCATCTCTGCTAAAAGAAAGCGCCGCAATGCTTGTTGGGTACTTGGAGTACTGGCAAAGACAAGCACATCGAAAATTTGTTATAAATGTAATTTCTCCATGGGAGAATTATTTATCAGTGTCACCTAAGGCAAAAAATTACCTGATACAGCCTCTTCTTGTTGTTCCCATCCCATACGTTCACATAGCCATCGCAACCTCCAGTAGCGAAAGTACCATAGCTGCAATTGGATTGCATAAAAGGACTAATAAGATAATGCACATGGACTAAAGAAACTGCTAGCATCACCACTCATACAATAAGCAGTATGATCCCAACTCTCATCAAGCGAAAGTATGTACCAATTTCTAGACTATTGCTGTTTTCACTGTCCCGAGAGGGAAAAGTAGCTTGTCCACATGACAGTCAATGATGTACAAGAATCTCATTCTCAAACTCCTCTGATAAACTTTATTAAAGCATGAGGTAAGTGAATCCGAAACTACTAAAGCCTCCCTTGGGCttaatttaggttttaaataccTAAATCCCGACTCATAGATCAAGTATAATCCAAGCCATAATCTATCACATAAACAAGGA
This region includes:
- the LOC137728845 gene encoding ATP-dependent Clp protease proteolytic subunit-related protein 1, chloroplastic-like; this translates as MATSLLSPLSAPPSAAVDSIQGRQAGVFNAGIPNTFLHGTKVFAAPPLSSGRLKAQRRFKSAYAKASDHVPKQFRQENLKDGLMDNFKNVPHYLYGLSPTQMDMFMTEDNPARRQSEKVTEQSISSANNYLNHGGMYSMDGMDGKGPSQYSMSVSMYRGGARGNGRPRTAPPDLPSLLLDARICYLGMPIVPAVTELLVAQFMWLDYDNPSKPIYLYINSSGTQNEKMESVGSETEAYAIADMMSYVKSDVYTVNCGMAYGQAALLLSLGAKGYRAVQPNSSTKLYLPKVSRSSGSVIDMWIKAKELDANTEYYIELLAKGTGKSKEELSKDVRRPKYFQAQEAIEYGIVDKIIDSRDAAFEKRNYDEMLSQSRAMRRGAVGGPQAAPSGFR